The Tenrec ecaudatus isolate mTenEca1 chromosome 4, mTenEca1.hap1, whole genome shotgun sequence region CCTCCACCAAAATTGCTGTGAAATTGTGTGAAAATCTCCAAACATCTCAACAGATGCCTGCCTCAAGAAGCAGCAGCTGTGGAAGCCCAGACACCAAGAGGCAAGATCTCTGACATTGAGAAAGATAAATAGGAGATTGTGGAGCAGCACAAGGCTGATTAGAAAGTAGTGCACTTGCAAACTTTGCCTAAAATCAAACCCATTCCCCAGCTCCAAGGCTACATGTGTGCTTTATTCATGCCCACAAATGAAATTACCCTCACAAATTGGTGTTCTAAATTTCTGGCAAAGAATCTAATAACTGATAACATTATTTTTCGGGGGGTAGGGGGCGGTAATTTCATGTCTGCAGTCTTGTAACTAGTCCATGCTTTCAAAGTTAGTGGCAGAGTTGAGAATTAAACCCAGGTTGGGTTCCAAAGCCTACCCACTATTCCACACCCTTTCCTGAACCTCTTGGCCAACTTTTCAGGTACCTCAGAGAAGGTCCAAGAGACAGCTCGTCCTTTCTTGTCAATCTGTGGCCGCCGCATCACCTCCTTGCCACCTCGGAACAGGATCAGGGTAGGGAGCTGCTTGGTGAGGGGTGACGTGCTCACTTTGTACCTAACAAGGCCAAGTAAGGACTCTGTAAATCCATCTATATACATTACACAAAGTGGCCCCTGGCTCAGTCTCCTTGCCCAGGCTCTTACATACCGGGTACTAACATCGGTGTAGCGGCCAACATCCACCTTCCCAAAACTAAGCCCCGTACAGTTGTACCTGAGAAGAATAGGTATTTAACAAACTGAAACGGAAGGACGCAGTCAGttgaagggaaggaagggggacagCTTTGATTGGGGTACTATATAAAATCAAGGCCAAACAACAGTGACAGGGGAGGGCCCATTGTCTCAATCTCCACCACCATCTCTCCCCCTGCACTACTCACTTGAGAGAAAGGTCAGCGTAGATAGGAGCAAATGACTGGCAGTCGTTAGACCAATTGGCAAAGAATTCCACAATCCAAGTGACCCTCTTATCCCGCTCCAGCTCTTCCTGCCacacagggaggaagaggaagatggaTTATTTGCGCtactccccacccacctccctttTATGGCTTCCCCTCAGCCCTCTCCTCTAGCTCCAGTCAGAAGCCACAGTGCCTGCGACTTCCATTCAGAAGCACTGTTGCATTGCTCCCCCTAGTGGCCAGAGAGTACAATTACAGTCACCCACCAAGGCCCTAGAAACTGAGGGAGGTACTCACTCACATCAATGGTTTTATCATTGAAGTACTTGATGTACTCCGGGCCCATGTACAAGGGGGGCTTGCACGTCATCAGGAACACTAAAGACAAAAAGCAGCAGCCAAGGGAAAAACATAAGACCACACGCAGGCTGAAGGTTTACTTCAGTTACCCAAGAAGACAGTTTGTGAACACACTGGGCATACATTCTCTTCCTCTCAAAATAAACGTTCTAGGAGACTCAAGTCTCATCCGAGCACCATACATCAGTAGTTAGGTACAAGATAGGcaagagggtggggagagactgGTTCCGGACTGAGATCTGGCTCCTAAAACCAAGCCTTTACCCAGGGGGAGCTGATCTTACAAAAAAAGGCAGTATCCTCACCTATGCAGAGCGTGAGGTAAAGCAGGCCCATGCGGATGTCCAGGCGGAAGAAGAGAATGGCGTTGgccactttactaaacatgaagATGTTGCCTATATGTTGCTCCACGGTAACTGAAACAGAGTTATCATGGGTCAAGTTAGGTTGCACCGTCTTCCTGGGGCAgcttaaaaaggaggtggggagtcCACGTCAAGTTCAGCCTTGGCATGGTATGTGGGACTAGTTCACCTAACACCTCCCCATagacaacaatgaaaataaaacaacaaaacaccctTCTGAACTCCAATGAGCACACCTCCTGGCAAGGAACTGTAAGGACTAGTTCACCCCAGTATCCCCCACCCTCCAAACCCCTCACCTGACTCTTAACTCCAATGAAAGCACCTCTGGATGGCCTTTGGCCCCATCCCGAGAAAGGGACCTTGAACTCAGCTATACTTACTGGATCTGCGGTTCTTCATCATCACAATGGCACTGAGGAACATCAGGATCTCCA contains the following coding sequences:
- the TMX2 gene encoding thioredoxin-related transmembrane protein 2 isoform X1, which codes for MAVLAPLIALVYSVPRLSRWLARPYYFLSALLSASFLLLRKLPPLCNGLPTQREDGNPCDFDWREVEILMFLSAIVMMKNRRSITVEQHIGNIFMFSKVANAILFFRLDIRMGLLYLTLCIVFLMTCKPPLYMGPEYIKYFNDKTIDEELERDKRVTWIVEFFANWSNDCQSFAPIYADLSLKYNCTGLSFGKVDVGRYTDVSTRYKVSTSPLTKQLPTLILFRGGKEVMRRPQIDKKGRAVSWTFSEENVIREFNLNELYQQAKKLSKAGDRIPEEQPEAPTSTTVPDGESKKDK
- the TMX2 gene encoding thioredoxin-related transmembrane protein 2 isoform X2, whose translation is MAVLAPLIALVYSVPRLSRWLARPYYFLSALLSASFLLLRKLPPLCNGLPTQREDGNPCDFDWREVEILMFLSAIVMMKNRRSITVEQHIGNIFMFSKVANAILFFRLDIRMGLLYLTLCIVFLMTCKPPLYMGPEYIKYFNDKTIDEELERDKRVTWIVEFFANWSNDCQSFAPIYADLSLKYNCTGLSFGKVDVGRYTDVQSEHVTPHQAAPYPDPVPRWQGGDAAATD